The window TGCTTGATGACATCATGGAGACGTTGCGTCATATCCTGGCTCTTCTTTTGCCGCCCGCCCTAATGGCCATGGGAGGGTCGGCGGTTAAATATGGCCGCCTTCACCGGTCCGAATCTTTCTCCTGGAGAGAGTTTCTGGTCGGGATGGCAACGGCCGGTTTTGCCGGAATGGTTATGCACTGTCTTTGCCGCGGCCTTGGACTGAACATCTGGATCACTTCGGCTGTGGTGGCCATGTCCGG is drawn from Dethiosulfovibrio russensis and contains these coding sequences:
- a CDS encoding phage holin family protein gives rise to the protein MLDDIMETLRHILALLLPPALMAMGGSAVKYGRLHRSESFSWREFLVGMATAGFAGMVMHCLCRGLGLNIWITSAVVAMSG